From one Triticum urartu cultivar G1812 chromosome 3, Tu2.1, whole genome shotgun sequence genomic stretch:
- the LOC125545250 gene encoding fasciclin-like arabinogalactan protein 4 has translation MGRGSPPAPAPRLAPGLPALLAAALLLLLLLPAPAAGVNVTAVLAAFPGFSDFARLLASSPVAAELAGRSSLTLLAVPNANLPRSPSAFAAAAGADLADVLRYHVLLEYLSPPDLARVPASGRLVTTLFQTTGRAPSDLGAVNLTATAAGGGGSSSAVVVRSPSPSPGSNATVLGAVTREPYNLSVLAVGGLIVPSGFDIAASGSETRPSPAVNITRVLTDARGFNVAASMLEASGVADDFEADERGAGITIFVPTDDAFAALPATDRLQSLPADRKAVVLRFHVLHSYYPLGSLESIVNPVQPTLATECTEAGRFTLNITRFNGSVAIDTGVVQASITRTVFDQNPVAVFAVSKVLLPKEMFSRGNTINPGAATPPATMTPDVSDGPRTPPTKLSSPPALRGQDSKPSSAPARNANWWCIGIGLVCLLLPLL, from the coding sequence ATGGGGAGAGGCTCCCCTCCCGCTCCCGCCCCGCGCCTCGCGCCCGGGCTGCCGGCCCTGCTCGCCgccgcgctgctgctgctgctgctgctgcccgCCCCGGCCGCCGGGGTCAACGTGACGGCCGTGCTCGCGGCGTTCCCCGGCTTCTCCGACTTCGCGCGGCTGCTCGCGTCCTCCCCGGTGGCCGCGGAGCTGGCGGGGCGGTCGTCGCTCACGCTGCTGGCCGTGCCCAACGCCAACCTGCCGCGCTCGCCCTCCGCCTTCGCCGCGGCCGCCGGCGCCGACCTCGCCGACGTGCTGCGCTACCACGTCCTCCTCGAGTACCTCTCCCCGCCCGACCTCGCCCGCGTCCCCGCCTCGGGCAGGCTCGTCACCACGCTCTTCCAGACCACCGGCCGCGCGCCCTCCGACCTCGGCGCCGTCAACCTCACGGCCActgccgcgggcggcggcggcagcagctccgccgtcgtcgtccGCTCGCCGTCCCCGTCCCCGGGGTCGAACGCCACCGTCCTCGGCGCCGTGACCAGGGAGCCGTACAACCTCAGCGTGCTGGCCGTGGGCGGCCTCATCGTGCCCTCCGGCTTCGACATCGCCGCGTCGGGCTCCGAGACCCGCCCGTCCCCGGCGGTGAACATCACCCGCGTCCTCACCGACGCGCGCGGCTTCAACGTGGCCGCCTCCATGCTCGAGGCCTCGGGCGTGGCGGACGACTTCGAGGCCGACGAGCGCGGCGCCGGCATCACCATCTTCGTCCCAACCGACGACGCCTTCGCGGCCCTCCCCGCCACCGACCGCCTCCAGTCCCTCCCCGCCGACCGCAAGGCCGTGGTGCTGCGCTTCCACGTGCTGCACTCCTACTACCCGCTGGGGTCCCTGGAGTCCATCGTGAACCCCGTCCAGCCCACGCTCGCCACCGAGTGCACCGAGGCCGGCCGCTTCACGCTCAACATCACGCGCTTCAACGGCTCCGTCGCCATCGACACCGGCGTCGTGCAGGCGTCCATCACCCGCACGGTGTTCGACCAGAATCCCGTGGCGGTCTTCGCCGTCTCCAAGGTCCTGCTGCCCAAGGAAATGTTCAGCCGCGGGAACACCATTAACCCCGGAGCTGCGACCCCTCCCGCCACCATGACCCCAGACGTCTCCGATGGCCCGCGGACGCCGCCGACGAAGCTGTCGTCCCCGCCGGCCCTGCGCGGCCAGGACAGCAAGCCATCATCAGCACCAGCAAGAAACGCGAACTGGTGGTGTATAGGAATAGGATTGGTCTGCCTGCTCCTACCTCTGCTATGA